The following proteins come from a genomic window of Vigna radiata var. radiata cultivar VC1973A unplaced genomic scaffold, Vradiata_ver6 scaffold_161, whole genome shotgun sequence:
- the LOC106779787 gene encoding fasciclin-like arabinogalactan protein 11, with translation MRIMQESQSFIMPTTILLLALFYTTSAQLSPIQPPSTPSPPLPQPSPPATAPAPGFNTVPLVPVTPTGAPTPTITPKGPTIDIVQILRKAKRFSVLTRLLKTTQLINQLNSQLVTSSSGGLTLFAPEDSAFSKLKPGFLNSLTDRQKVELLQFHTLSSFIAISNFDTLTNPVQTQAGDDPQRLQLNVTTFGGSQVSMATGAVNASVTGTVYSDNKLAIYQVDKVLLPLDLVLPSKAPAPAPSLAKKGLPKADKGNSTAADDSSTASDDGSDGKALPAGVSAGCSMKWVNKVVVVGVVGLVSGVMI, from the coding sequence ATGAGGATCATGCAAGAATCTCAATCTTTCATTATGCCCACCACAATTCTACTTCTAGCACTATTTTACACCACTTCAGCCCAACtctcaccaattcaacccccttCAACACCATCACCACCGTTACCCCAGCCCTCGCCGCCGGCAACAGCACCGGCACCGGGATTCAACACTGTCCCTCTTGTCCCGGTGACCCCAACTGGGGCCCCTACACCCACCATCACCCCCAAAGGCCCCACCATTGACATAGTCCAAATCCTAAGAAAAGCCAAAAGGTTCTCCGTTCTCACTCGCCTCTTGAAAACCACCCAACTCATCAACCAACTCAACTCACAGCTCGTAACTTCAAGCTCGGGAGGGTTAACCCTCTTTGCACCGGAAGACAGTGCCTTCTCCAAACTCAAACCAGGCTTCCTCAACTCTCTTACCGACAGACAGAAGGTGGAGCTTTTGCAGTTCCACACTCTCTCTTCCTTCATTGCCATCTCAAACTTCGATACTCTTACCAACCCGGTTCAAACTCAAGCCGGTGACGACCCCCAGAGGCTGCAACTCAACGTCACCACTTTTGGAGGTAGCCAGGTCAGCATGGCCACCGGCGCCGTCAACGCCTCCGTCACCGGAACCGTTTACTCCGACAACAAGTTGGCGATATACCAGGTGGACAAGGTGCTTCTCCCTCTCGATCTCGTGCTACCCAGCAAGGCGCCAGCTCCAGCGCCGTCCTTGGCGAAAAAAGGGTTGCCGAAGGCTGATAAAGGAAATTCCACAGCGGCGGATGATAGTAGCACCGCCAGCGATGATGGCAGCGACGGGAAGGCTTTGCCCGCGGGTGTTTCCGCTGGTTGTTCGATGAAATGGGTGAAtaaggttgttgttgttggagtGGTGGGTTTGGTGAGTGGAGTTATGATCTGA
- the LOC106779791 gene encoding fasciclin-like arabinogalactan protein 12, translated as MKIKQTLLFSILLIAPIFSITTLAQSPAAAPKAPAKPAPAAPAPAPAKPLVPALPQSPSAGDTSGSQDIVKILRKAKSFNTLIRLLKTTQIINQVNAQLVTSKNGGLTILAPDDGAFSELKAGYFNSLGDRQQKALIQYHVLPVYVSSSNFDALSNPVLTLASDSPTGYQLNVTAYGNSVNISTGVVNATLTGIVYADKTLAIYHVDKVLIPLDFSKPKSIAPAPAVAKAPKADKENSSAEDDDQAQATKDSSGATSFVSTRGTTLVSFGIGLLAAAATMSC; from the coding sequence ATGAAGATAAAAcaaactctcttattctcaaTCCTTCTAATTGCCCCAATTTTCTCAATCACCACATTAGCTCAGTCACCAGCTGCAGCTCCTAAGGCTCCTGCAAAACCTGCTCCCGCTGCACCGGCTCCGGCACCAGCAAAGCCATTAGTTCCAGCATTACCCCAGTCACCCTCTGCGGGTGATACTTCTGGCAGCCAAGACATCGTGAAGATCCTAAGGAAGGCCAAGTCATTCAACACACTAATCCGGTTGCTGAAAACCACCCAAATCATCAACCAAGTGAACGCACAGCTTGTGACCTCAAAGAACGGAGGCTTAACCATCCTTGCACCAGATGATGGTGCCTTCTCAGAACTCAAAGCAGGGTACTTCAATTCTCTGGGAGACAGACAACAAAAAGCATTGATACAGTACCATGTCCTCCCCGTTTACGTGTCAAGCTCAAACTTTGACGCTCTGAGCAACCCTGTGCTGACACTGGCCAGTGACAGCCCCACAGGGTATCAGCTGAACGTAACAGCATATGGTAATAGTGTGAACATTTCAACTGGGGTGGTGAATGCCACTCTCACAGGCATTGTGTACGCAGATAAGACTCTTGCAATCTATCATGTGGACAAGGTTCTCATTCCGCTGGACTTCTCTAAGCCTAAGTCTATAGCTCCAGCTCCAGCTGTGGCCAAGGCACCTAAAGCTGATAAGGAAAACTCTTCAGCAGAAGATGATGACCAAGCTCAAGCAACCAAGGACAGCTCTGGAGCCACCAGTTTTGTAAGCACTCGTGGAACAACCTTGGTGTCCTTTGGGATTGGTCTGCTTGCAGCAGCAGCTACAATGTCATGTTGA